A single Streptomyces mirabilis DNA region contains:
- a CDS encoding NUDIX domain-containing protein, which yields MTIKDTPEEWEVRATATPFVGNKTSVRTDDVVMPDGSVARRDYQVHPGSVAVLALDDQDRAVVLRQYRHPVRHKLWEIPAGLLDVPGENPLHAAQRELYEEAHVKAEDWRVLTDVYTTPGGCSEAVRIFLARELSEAEGERFEVEDEEADMELARVPVGELVRGVLAGDLHNNCLVVGVLALIAARSGDGLDALRPAEAPWPARPFES from the coding sequence ATGACGATCAAGGACACTCCCGAGGAGTGGGAAGTCAGGGCCACCGCGACTCCCTTCGTCGGCAACAAGACGTCCGTCCGCACCGACGACGTGGTCATGCCGGACGGATCGGTCGCCCGCCGCGACTACCAGGTCCACCCCGGCTCCGTGGCCGTCCTCGCCCTCGACGACCAGGACCGTGCGGTGGTGCTGCGTCAGTACCGGCACCCCGTGCGCCACAAGCTGTGGGAGATCCCGGCCGGCCTCCTCGACGTCCCCGGTGAGAACCCGCTGCACGCCGCCCAGCGCGAGCTGTACGAGGAGGCGCACGTCAAGGCCGAGGACTGGCGTGTGCTGACCGATGTCTACACCACCCCGGGCGGCTGCTCCGAGGCCGTGCGGATCTTCCTCGCCCGCGAACTCTCCGAGGCCGAGGGCGAGCGCTTCGAGGTCGAGGACGAAGAGGCCGACATGGAGCTGGCCCGGGTCCCCGTCGGCGAACTCGTGCGCGGGGTGCTCGCCGGAGACCTGCACAACAACTGTCTCGTCGTGGGTGTCCTCGCCCTGATCGCCGCCCGTAGCGGCGACGGACTCGACGCGCTGCGCCCGGCCGAGGCGCCCTGGCCGGCCCGCCCCTTCGAGTCCTGA
- a CDS encoding tetratricopeptide repeat protein, whose translation MADQAVDTDGTKVSSAGRRPAAESAPTEGQFLGRTRELKELRVDIERAGLDTLAGRKAPRARVLLIAGRPGSGRTALAEELARQVAGSYPDGVLRARLAEPDGTPVPTERTARELLRALELPAPAGAAADDLSEAVREALATRRVLLLLDDAADAEQVDALLPDTPECLVVAVSGGPLTGIADVRPCTLGGLDTKSALELLDRFTGSVRITVDPLAAEGLVEECAGQPAALRLAGGWLAARPTSAVADLAKQLRTEGDESTPLGRVFHLVYTALSATAARILRLLSLAPAGLIDPHTASALAGCSVDTARSALDDFVGFGLVRPVESRLPQYEVPGCLLPLLRSLAESQDRPAELQLARARMLERTVRLLASCRAITETDNAPAREKLAALPRELRFPTPRAAEDWLRIRQPALLAAARLAVADGELDTLARRLMAALVRAMVAHFGTRAAAAELYGIHRLVLDVAERQGQPREKAAALLNLADLDAQTGRTADALARYRAALDAGREANDPYATGRAMESVGGAHQELGDHDRAADWYGRALAQRLARDERVDAARLYGRIATAHTYAGRYGEALRNWRAAVTGHRRNGDVPAQARALSELARVQEYAGRPEESLRTCHEAVEWARRADDHRLQAALQLRLADTLDRLGDPAAARLHRKAAERMLGDELPESATAKEDTEDTEQDANACEIRSTSVED comes from the coding sequence GTGGCGGATCAGGCGGTGGACACAGACGGCACGAAAGTGTCGTCGGCGGGGCGGCGCCCGGCTGCCGAGTCCGCTCCTACGGAGGGTCAGTTCCTGGGCCGCACACGAGAGTTGAAGGAACTCAGGGTCGACATCGAGCGCGCGGGCCTGGACACCCTCGCGGGCCGCAAGGCACCCCGCGCGCGCGTGCTGCTCATCGCCGGCAGGCCCGGCTCGGGCCGCACCGCGCTCGCCGAGGAGCTCGCACGGCAGGTTGCGGGGAGTTACCCCGACGGGGTGCTGCGCGCCCGGCTCGCCGAACCCGACGGCACCCCCGTGCCCACCGAGCGCACCGCGCGGGAGCTGTTGAGGGCCCTGGAGCTGCCCGCGCCGGCGGGGGCAGCCGCCGACGACCTGAGCGAGGCGGTGCGCGAGGCCCTCGCCACCCGCCGCGTTCTGCTGCTGCTCGACGACGCGGCCGACGCCGAGCAGGTCGACGCGCTGCTCCCGGACACCCCCGAGTGCCTGGTCGTCGCGGTCTCCGGCGGACCGCTGACCGGCATCGCGGACGTCCGCCCCTGCACCCTGGGCGGCCTGGACACCAAGTCCGCGCTCGAACTGCTCGACCGCTTCACCGGCTCGGTGCGCATCACCGTCGACCCGCTCGCCGCCGAGGGACTGGTCGAGGAGTGCGCCGGTCAGCCCGCCGCCCTGCGTCTCGCGGGAGGCTGGCTCGCCGCCCGCCCCACCTCGGCCGTCGCCGACCTCGCCAAGCAACTGCGCACCGAGGGCGACGAGAGCACCCCGCTCGGCCGGGTCTTCCACCTCGTCTACACCGCGCTGTCCGCCACCGCCGCGCGGATACTGCGTCTGCTCTCGCTCGCCCCGGCCGGCCTCATCGACCCGCACACGGCGTCCGCGCTGGCCGGCTGCTCGGTGGACACCGCACGGTCCGCGCTGGACGACTTCGTCGGCTTCGGCCTCGTACGGCCCGTCGAGTCGCGGCTGCCGCAGTACGAGGTGCCCGGCTGCCTGCTGCCGCTGCTGCGCTCCCTGGCCGAGAGCCAGGACCGTCCGGCGGAGCTGCAGCTGGCCCGCGCCCGGATGCTGGAGCGGACCGTACGGCTGCTGGCGTCCTGCCGCGCCATCACCGAGACCGACAACGCGCCCGCACGCGAGAAGCTCGCCGCGCTTCCCCGCGAACTGCGCTTCCCGACCCCCAGGGCGGCCGAGGACTGGCTGCGCATCCGGCAGCCCGCGCTGCTGGCCGCGGCCCGGCTCGCGGTCGCGGACGGGGAGCTGGACACCCTGGCCAGGAGACTGATGGCCGCGCTGGTGCGGGCGATGGTCGCCCACTTCGGCACCCGGGCCGCGGCGGCCGAGCTGTACGGCATCCACCGCCTCGTCCTCGACGTCGCCGAGCGCCAGGGCCAGCCCCGCGAGAAGGCCGCCGCCCTGCTGAACCTCGCCGACCTGGACGCGCAGACCGGCCGTACGGCCGACGCCCTGGCCCGCTACCGGGCCGCCCTGGACGCCGGACGCGAGGCGAACGACCCGTATGCGACCGGCCGCGCGATGGAATCCGTAGGCGGCGCCCACCAGGAGCTCGGTGACCACGACCGGGCCGCCGACTGGTACGGCAGGGCGCTCGCCCAGCGGCTGGCGCGGGACGAGCGGGTGGACGCCGCCCGGCTGTACGGCCGTATCGCCACCGCGCACACCTACGCGGGCCGCTACGGCGAGGCGCTGCGCAACTGGCGCGCCGCCGTCACCGGACACCGCAGGAACGGCGATGTGCCCGCCCAGGCGCGGGCGTTGAGCGAGCTGGCGCGCGTCCAGGAGTACGCAGGGCGGCCCGAGGAGTCGCTGCGCACCTGCCACGAGGCGGTCGAGTGGGCGCGCCGCGCCGACGACCACCGGCTGCAGGCCGCACTGCAGCTCCGGCTGGCCGACACCCTGGACCGGCTCGGCGACCCCGCCGCGGCGCGACTGCACCGCAAGGCCGCCGAGCGCATGCTGGGTGATGAGCTTCCGGAGAGCGCGACGGCCAAGGAAGACACAGAAGACACGGAACAAGACGCTAACGCCTGCGAAATCCGTAGTACATCCGTCGAAGATTGA
- the ald gene encoding alanine dehydrogenase, producing MIDVKVGIPREVKNNEFRVAITPAGVHELVRNGHQVVVERNAGVGSSITDDEYVSAGAQILETADEVWAAADLLLKVKEPIAEEYHRLRKDQTLFTYLHLAASKECTDALLESGTTAIAYETVELPSRALPLLAPMSEVAGRLAPQVGAYHLMAANGGRGVLPGGVPGVLPAKAVVIGGGVSGWNAAQIAIGMGFQVTLLDRDINKLKEADKIFGTKIQTVVSNAFELEKACLEADLVIGAVLIPGAKAPKLVTNELVSRMKAGSVLVDIAIDQGGCFEDSRPTTHAEPTFPVHNSVFYCVANMPGAVPNTSTYALTNATLPYIVELANRGWAEALRRDPALAKGLNTHDGKVVYREVAEAHGLEHVELESLLG from the coding sequence GTGATCGACGTGAAGGTCGGCATCCCCCGCGAGGTCAAGAACAACGAGTTCCGGGTGGCCATCACCCCCGCCGGTGTGCACGAGCTGGTGCGCAACGGCCACCAGGTCGTCGTCGAGCGGAACGCCGGTGTCGGCTCCTCGATCACGGACGACGAGTACGTTTCCGCCGGTGCGCAGATCCTGGAGACCGCCGACGAGGTCTGGGCCGCCGCCGACCTGCTGCTGAAGGTCAAGGAGCCCATCGCGGAGGAGTACCACCGCCTCCGCAAGGACCAGACCCTCTTCACCTACCTGCACCTGGCCGCGTCCAAGGAGTGCACGGACGCGCTCCTGGAGTCCGGCACCACGGCGATCGCGTACGAGACGGTCGAGCTGCCGAGCCGCGCGCTGCCGCTGCTCGCCCCGATGTCCGAGGTCGCGGGCCGCCTCGCCCCCCAGGTCGGCGCCTACCACCTGATGGCCGCCAACGGCGGCCGCGGTGTGCTGCCCGGCGGTGTCCCCGGTGTCCTGCCCGCCAAGGCGGTCGTCATCGGCGGCGGCGTCTCCGGCTGGAACGCCGCGCAGATCGCCATCGGCATGGGCTTCCAGGTGACCCTGCTCGACCGTGACATCAACAAGCTCAAGGAGGCGGACAAGATCTTCGGCACGAAGATCCAGACCGTCGTCTCCAACGCCTTCGAGCTCGAGAAGGCCTGCCTCGAGGCCGACCTCGTCATCGGTGCGGTCCTCATCCCCGGCGCCAAGGCCCCGAAGCTCGTCACCAACGAGCTGGTCTCCCGGATGAAGGCGGGAAGTGTTCTTGTCGACATCGCGATCGACCAGGGCGGCTGCTTCGAGGACTCCCGCCCGACCACGCACGCCGAGCCGACCTTCCCGGTCCACAACTCGGTCTTCTACTGCGTCGCCAACATGCCCGGCGCCGTGCCCAACACCTCCACGTACGCGCTGACCAACGCCACGCTGCCGTACATCGTGGAACTGGCCAACCGCGGCTGGGCCGAGGCGCTGCGCCGCGACCCCGCGCTGGCCAAGGGCCTCAACACGCACGACGGCAAGGTCGTGTACCGGGAGGTCGCGGAGGCGCACGGCCTGGAGCACGTCGAGCTGGAGTCCCTGCTCGGCTGA
- a CDS encoding ParA family protein, with the protein MPARGQGPTGLEAVGSVAVRTFAAQKSPRMTQTAHQSMDGHHVNAMAGNGSGGNHTHFADYDELPEGHFYDPDAEYEPDPEYAATLAPDAARQRRERVGPTGRPLPYFPIPGPLTSHGPATIIAMCNQKGGVGKTTSTINLGAALAEYGRRVLLVDFDPQGALSVGLGVNPMELDLTVYNLLMERGMAADEVLLKTAVPNMDLLPSNIDLSAAEVQLVSEVARESTLQRALKPLMADYDYIVIDCQPSLGLLTVNALTAAHKVIVPLECEFFALRGVALLTETIEKVQERLNPELELDGILATMYDSRTVHSREVLARVVEAFDDHVYHTVIGRTVRFPETTVAGEPITTYASNSVGAAAYRQLAREVLARCHAE; encoded by the coding sequence ATGCCGGCGCGGGGCCAGGGCCCCACGGGGCTCGAGGCTGTCGGCTCCGTCGCTGTCCGAACCTTCGCAGCGCAAAAGAGTCCCCGGATGACTCAGACAGCACACCAGAGCATGGATGGCCATCACGTGAACGCCATGGCCGGCAACGGAAGTGGCGGGAACCACACCCACTTCGCCGACTACGACGAACTGCCCGAGGGGCACTTCTACGACCCCGACGCCGAGTACGAGCCCGATCCGGAGTACGCAGCCACGCTCGCGCCCGACGCGGCCCGTCAGCGCCGTGAGCGCGTCGGACCGACCGGACGCCCGCTGCCCTACTTCCCGATCCCGGGTCCGCTGACCAGCCACGGCCCCGCGACGATCATCGCGATGTGCAACCAGAAGGGCGGCGTCGGCAAGACGACGTCGACCATCAACCTGGGCGCCGCGCTCGCGGAGTACGGACGCCGGGTCCTGCTCGTCGACTTCGACCCGCAGGGCGCGCTCTCCGTGGGCCTCGGCGTCAACCCCATGGAGCTCGACCTCACCGTCTACAACCTGCTCATGGAGCGGGGCATGGCGGCCGACGAGGTGCTCCTGAAGACGGCGGTCCCGAACATGGACCTGCTGCCCAGCAACATCGACCTGTCCGCCGCCGAGGTGCAGTTGGTGTCCGAGGTCGCGCGCGAGTCCACGCTTCAGCGGGCGCTCAAGCCCCTGATGGCCGACTACGACTACATCGTGATCGACTGTCAGCCCTCGCTCGGCCTGCTCACCGTCAACGCCCTCACGGCGGCCCACAAGGTGATCGTGCCGCTCGAGTGCGAGTTCTTCGCCCTGCGCGGTGTCGCGTTGCTCACCGAGACCATCGAGAAGGTCCAGGAGCGGCTCAACCCCGAGCTGGAGCTCGACGGCATCCTCGCCACGATGTACGACTCCCGCACGGTGCACAGCCGTGAGGTGCTCGCGCGCGTGGTCGAGGCGTTCGACGATCACGTCTACCACACGGTGATCGGCCGGACCGTCCGCTTCCCGGAGACCACCGTCGCCGGTGAGCCGATCACCACGTACGCCTCCAACTCCGTCGGTGCCGCCGCCTATCGCCAGCTCGCCAGGGAGGTGCTCGCCCGGTGTCACGCCGAGTGA